TCACCTGGATCTGGTACGACCACGAGGAGGTGTCCGACAGCCTCAACGGCCTCGGCCGCCTCGCCCGCACCCGCCCCGAGCTCCTCGAGGGCGACTTCGCGATCCTCGGCGAGCCGACGCGCTCGGAGATCGAGGGCGGCTGCAACGGCAACCTCCGCGTCGAGGTCCGCGCCTTCGGGAAGCGCTCGCACTCGGCCCGCTCCTGGGTCGGCGAGAACGCCATCCACCGCATCGCGCCCGTGCTCGACACGCTGGCCGCGTACGAGGCGCGCGAGGTCGAGGTCGACGGCCTCGTCTACCGCGAGGGCCTCAACGCCGTCGGCGTCTCCGGCGGCATCGCGGGCAACGTGATCCCCGACGAGGCCATGGTGCACGTCAACTACCGCTTCGCCCCCAGCCGGTCCGGCGCCGAGGCCGTGGACCACGTCACGAGCCTCTTCCCCGGCTTCGAGGTCACGGTCGTCGACCTCGCGGAGGGCGCGCGACCCGGCCTCGACGCCGAGATCGCGCAGCCGTTCCTCGCCGCGGTCGGCGGGGAGGCGCGCCCCAAGTACGGCTGGACCGACGTGGCCCGCTTCAGCGCGCTCGGCGTCCCGGCGGTGAACTACGGCCCCGGGGATCCGCTCCTCGCCCACCACGACGACGAGCGCGTCGACGTCGCCCAGATCACGTCGTGCGAGCGCGGGCTGCGGGCGTGGCTGACGGCGCGCTGACCCGGCCGGTCGGGCGCCCGGCGCCGCTCGACCTGCCGGACGCAGGACCCGCCGGACGCGTCCCCTGGTGGGCGGCGGTCCTCGGCGTCTACGCCGCGAGCCGCGTCCTCACGACCGTGCTGATGCTCGTCTCGGCCCGCAGCCAGATCCGCACCCGGTGGGCCCCCGCGTCACCGTCCTACCTGCAGTACGCCACCTTCTGGGACGCCGGCTGGTACCGCGACATCGCGACCTTCGGCTACCCGACCGTGCTGCCCGTCGACGCCGCGGGCCACGTGCAGTCGAACCCGTGGGCCTTCCTGCCCGTCTACCCGGCCATCGTGCGCGCCATCCAGGACGCCACGGGCGCGCCGTTCGACGTGACCGCGGTCGCCGTCTCGGTGCTCGCCGGCGGCGGCGCCGTGCTCGTGCTGCACCGCCTGCTGTCGCGCGTCCTCTCGCCCTCGTCCACCCTCACCGCGGTGGTCATCGTCTGCGTGGCCCCGGTCTCGCCGCTCTTCCAGATCGCGTACGCGGAGAGCCTGCAGACGCTCCTGCTCCTCACAGCCCTGCTGCTCCTGGTCGAGCGGCGCTACGTGCTGCTCGCGCCCGTCGTGGTGGTCATGGCGTTCACCCGCCCCCTCGGCCTCGCCTTCGCGCTCGCGCTGGTGCTGCACGGCGCCCACCGGATCGCGACGGCCCGCCGCGATCCGTTCCCGCCCGCGGAACGGGCCCGGCTCGTCCTGGCGACGACCTCCGCCGTCGCCGCGGGCGCCGCGTGGCCGGTGATCGCCTGGATCCGCACGGGCTCCTTCACGGCGTACACCGACACGGAGCTCTCCTGGCGCGCGGCGTACGTCGGCTACCGCCACCTCGTGCCCTTCGAGGCGTGGTTCGACGCGGGCGACTTCTGGATCGGCGGGATGGCGGGCGCGATCGCCGTGCTGCTCGCCGTGGCGGCGTTCGTCCTGATCCTCCTGCGCCCCTCCGTGCGCGCGCTCGGCCCCGACCTCCGCATCTGGATCGCGTCCTACGGCCTGTACCTCTTCGCGGTCTTCTTCCCGCAGTCGAGCGTCTTCCGTCTGCTCCTGCCCATGATCCCGCTGGCCGGGGCGCTCGCCGTGCCCCGGTCGCGCGCGTATCGCGTCGCGGTCGTCGTCGCCATGGTCGTCGGCCAGTGGATCTGGATCGACGTCTTCTGGCGTGCCACCGCGGGCGACTGGACGCCGCCGTGACCCGACGCCCGCGACTCCTCCCGGCCGCCTCGCCGCGCCCCCTCCACCGCCGGATGGGGGCGCGTCGGCCGTAGCACGGAGCCGCGCGTTCATCGGGGAGCGTGTCCATGCGGGATAATAGACGCACATCCACGAAAGGGGAGCCGAATGGCAGCCATGAAGCCCAGGACCGGCGACGGACCGATGGAGGCCGTGAAGGAGGGCAGGCTCATCATCGTGCGCGTGCCCTTGGAGGGAGGCGGACGACTCGTCGTCTCCGTCAACGACGCCGAAGCGAAGGAGCTTCACGACGCCCTCGCCGCGGTGACCAGCGCGAGCTAGTCGAGACCGCATCACGCGACACCGCCCGCCCCGTCGACGACGGGGCGGGCGGTGTCGTCTGCGCGGGGCTCCCGGCGACGGCGGTCGAGGGAGGGGCGGAACGCGACGGTCAGCGCCCGGTCTTGGCGATCTGCAGCAGGCCGTCGCCCGCGGGCGACAGCGACGCGACCACGGCGCCCGATCCCGCCGTCTCCTGCACGAGCGTGCGGAACGCCGCCGTCTGCGCGTCCCGCGCGGCCGGGTTCTGCACGCGTCCGCGCCAGAGCGCGTGCGGCACGAGGACGAGCCCGCCGATGCGCGCGAGGCGCAGGCCGTGCTCGACGTACTCGATGACCTGGGCGGGATCCGCGTCCACGAGCACGAGGTCGTAGCTCGCGTCGCTCATCCGCGGCAGCACGTCGAGGGCGCGGCCCGTGATGAGGCGCACGCGGTTGGCGGGCACCTCGGCGTCCGCGAGGATCTCGCGCGCGGCCTGCTGGTGGTCGAACTCGACGTCGATGCTGGTGAGCACCGCCCGCGGTGCGCCGCGGAAGATGCATAGGCCAGAGACGCCCGCGCCCGTGCCGATCTCGATGACGCTGGTCGCGCGCGTCGCCGCCGCGAGGAGCGAGAGCTGGGCGCCGACGGCGGGGGAGACGGCCTCGATGCCGAGCTCGCGGGAGTGCTGGCGCGCCAGGGCGATGTGCTCGTCCTCCACGACGACGTCCTCGGCGAACTTCCACCCGGTCTCCTGGTCGGACACGCGGCACCTCCCTCTTCCGGGTCCCCAGGGTATCGGCCCGGCGGCACCCGCCCGACCGGCGGGTGTCCGGTGCGGATCGGATGTGCGCCTCCCGCTGACCGGACCCTGCGGACGGGCTCGGTCCGGGCGTCGACCGGCTAGCCTGTGATCATGTTCGGCCTGACGTTCGAGAAGCTGATGCTCATCGGCATCATCGCCGTGTTCCTGCTCGGCCCCGAGCGGCTGCCGGTCTACACCCAGAAGCTCGCGGATCTGGTGAAGGCCGCGCGGCGCATGGCCACCGGCGCCCGGGAGCGCATGCGCGACGAGCTCGGCCCGGAGTTCGACGAGGTCGACTGGAAGAAGCTCGACCCGCGCCAGTACGACCCGCGCCGCATCATCAAGGAGGCGCTGTTCGAGGACGAGCCCGTCGTCACGAAGCCGCGCGTCCCCGTCGAGACCACCATCGCCCGCCGCCAGCGCCTGGAGCGCGAGGCGGCCGCCGCGTCGGCCCAGCCCGCTCCCTTCGACGCCGAGGCCACCTGACGCGCGTGATCCGTCCCACAGCGTCGTCGGGGCTCCCGTCGCACCTCAGCCGTTCCCGCTGAAGCGCGCGTCCACCGCCTTCGCCTCCTCGCGGAGGGCGTCCACGACGGCGCGCACCGACGGCCGCTCGGCGCGGTCCGGGCGCAGCAGCACGTGCAGGTGCCGCTTCGACGTCACGCCCGACAGCCGCTTGACCACCACGCCCTCGTGCGAGCCGGCGGTGTACCGGGGCAGCAGCGCGATCCCGTGCCCCGACGCCACGAGCGACTCCGTGATGCGGGTGTCGCTGAAGCGCTGCACCACGCGCGCGGGCGCGCCCACGGCCTGCTCGATGTCGAGGAGGATCCGGTCGAAGGGCAGGCCCTGCGGCACGCCGATCCACGACTCGCCGCTGAGGTCGGTCGGGCTCACCGACGCACGCCCGGCTAGGCGGTGGTCCGCGGGCATCGCCACGTCGAGCGGCTCCACCATGAGCGGCACGATCACGAGGCCGAGACCGCGCCACGTGCCGGCGCCCGCGAGCGAGTGGGCGATGACCACGTCGAAGTCGGCGGTGAGGTCGGCGAAGGCGCGGGACGCCGGATCCCGGTCGCTCGCCCGCAGCGTGAGGTCGGGGATCCCGGCGACCCGGTCGAGGAGGCCGGGCAGCAGCATCTGCGCCGCGGTGGGGAACGTGGCGAGGGTGACCTCGCCGGACGGCTGGTGCCGGAAGTCCTCCCACAGGGCCTCGGCGCGCGCCACGGCGACCGCGATGTCGGTCGCCGTGCGGGCGAGGGCTCGACCGGCGTCGGTCAGCACGATCCCTCGCCCCGAGCGCTCCGTGAGCGGCACGCCGGCCTCGCGCTCGAGCACCTTGAGCTGCTGCGAGACGGCGGACGGGGTCCGGCCGGCGGCGCGCGCGACGGCGCCGACGCTGCCGCGGTCGGCGAGCTCGCGGAGGAGCTCCAGGCGACGGATGTCCATGAAGGCAGGCTACACAACCAGGCAAGGACTATGAGCTTGTCCTGAACGGTGCGCGGTGGTCCCATGGAGGTGCGGCGGAATGCGCCGCCATCCGCCTTCTCGCAGGAGCACCACCATGACCGTCTTCCTCATCGCCATCGCCGCCCTCTCCGTCTCCGCCATCGCCGGCACCGTCGTCGTCACGGCGCGCGACGGCTACCGCGCGCTGCCCACGCGCACGCACCGCAGCCACGTGTAGGCAGCGCCCGCAGCACGCACGAGGAGGACGGCAGCCCGCGGGCTGCCGTCCTCCTCGTGCGTCATGGGGTCGTCGTCGGGTCCCTCGGGGCCTAGGAGACGGACAGGCCCAGCCGCCGTCCCGCGAGGCCGCGACCGCGGGAGGCGAGGTGGTCCGCGACGCGGAGGATCTGCACCGCGGCGGGGTCCTCGGGCGCGGCCAGCACGAGCGGCGCCCCGGCGTCGCCGCCCTCGCGGAGCGACATGCTGAGCGGCACGCTCGCGAGGAGCGGCACGGGCTCGTCCTGCCCCGCGGACAGCCGACGCGCGACCTCCTCGCCGCCGCCCGCGCCGAAGAGCTCCAGCACGGATCCGTCGGGCTGCGCGAACCCGGCCATGTTCTCGACGACGCCGGCGACGCGCTGGCCCGTCTGCCGCGCGACCAGGCCGCTGCGCTCGGCCACGTCGGCTGCGGCGGGCTGCGGCGTCGTGACGACGAGCACCTCCGCGTTCGGCAGGAGCTGGCCGACCGTGATCGCGACGTCGCCCGTGCCGGGCGGCAGGTCGAGCAGCAGCACGTCGAGGTCGCCGAAGAAGACGTCGGTGAGGAACTGCTGGATCGTGCGGTGCAGCATGGGCCCGCGCCACGACACGGCGGTGCCGCCGGTGGCGTCGGGATCGAGGAACATGCCGATCGAGATGACCTTCACGCCGTGCGCGACGGGCGGCAGGATCATGTCGCCGACGCGCGTGGGCTGCGCGGTGCGGCCGTCGGCGTCGACCAGGCCGAGGATCCCCGGGATCGAGAAGCCGTGCACGTCGGCGTCGACGAGGCCGACCGCGAGGCCCTTCGCCGCGAGCGCGACCGCGAGGTTCGCGGTGAGCGTGGACTTGCCGACGCCGCCCTTGCCGCTCGTGACCGCGTAGACGCGCGTGAGGCTGTCGGGGCCGAACGGGATGCCGCGCTGGGCGGCGGGACCGCGGAGCCGTTCGGTGAGCGCGCGACGCCGCTCGGGGCTCATCACGCCGACCGTGAGCTCGAGCCGCGCGACCCCGGGCACGGCCTCGACGGTCTCGCGCACGTCGCGCTCGATGGAGGTCGCGGCCGGGCAGCCGACGATCGTCAGCGCGATGTCCACGTGGGCCACGCCGTCCGCCTCGACGCGCACGTCGGAGACCATGTCGAGCTCGGTGATGGGGCTGCGGATCTCGGGATCCACCACGCGGGCGAGCGCGCGCCGCACGGCGTCCGCCGTCAGCGCCCCGGAGCCGCCGGCCTCAGCGGGCATGCGTCCTGCGGGTCGTGCCGTCGGCGTCGTCCGCCTCGGGATCGTCGCGGCGGTCGAGCTCCTCGAGCAGCTGGCGCAGCTCGGCGCGGATGAAGTCCTTCGAGGCCACGTCCTTCATCTGGAGGCGCAGCGACACGACCTCGCGGGCGAGGTACTCGACGTCGGCCACGTTGCGCTCGGCGCGCTGCCTGTCCTGCTCGATCTGCACGCGGTCGCGGTCGTCCTGGCGGTTCTGCGCCAGCAGGATGAGCGGGGCCGCGTACGAGGCCTGCAGCGACAGGATCAGCGTGAGCGCCGTGAAGCCGAGGGCCGCCGAGTCGAAGCGCGCCGATTCCGGACCGTAGGTGTTGTAGCCGATCCACGCGACGCAGAAGAGCGTGAGGCCCACCAGGAACCACGGCGTGCCCATGCCGCGGGCGATGGACTCGGTGAAGCGGCCGAACCGGTCGCGGCTCGCGCGGTTGCGCATGGGGAGGACGGTCGTGCGGAGGCCCTTGGGCGCGTCCAGGCGGACGTCGCGGTTACTCTGCCGTGCCACGGGGGATCCTCCGTCCTCGTACGGGTCCTGCGGTGGGGATGGCGGCCGTGGCCGTGCCGTGGAAGCGGGCCGTGGCGCGCTTGCGCGTCTCGCGTTCCGCGTCGGCGCTCCGCCAGTCGTCGGGCAGGAGATGGTCGAGGACGTCGTCGATGGTGACGACGCCGACCAGACGGTGGTTCTCGTCCACCACGGGCACCGACACCAGGTTGTAGCTCGCCATGATGCGCGACACCTCGGCTGCGCTCGTGTCCGCGCGCACCGGTTCCAGGCCCTGGTCGAGCAGGGTGCCGAGGCGCTCGTGGGGCGGGTAGCGCAGCATCCGCTGGAAGTGCACCATCCCCAGGAAGCGTCCCGTGGGCGGCTCGTACGGCGGCAACGTGACGCAGACCGCGGCGCCGAGCGTGGGCGCGAGCTCGTGGCGGCGGATGAGCGCCAGGCCCTCCGCGACGGTGGCGTCGCCCGACACGATGACGGGATCCGTCGTCATGAGGCCGCCAGCGGTGTCCGGCGCGTAGCTGAGGAGCATGCGGACGTCGTCCGCCTCCTCCGGCTGCATCAGCTCGAGGAGGGTCTCGCCGCGCTCGTCCGACAGCTGCGCGATGAGGTCGGCCGCGTCGTCGGGCTGCATCTGGTCGAGCACGTCGGCCGCGCGGTCGTCGTCGAGCGTGGCCATGATCTCGACCTGCTCGGCCTCGGGCATCTCCTCGAGCACGTCGGCCAGGCGCGCGTCCGGCAGCTCCTCCGCGACCTCGAGGCGGCGCGCCTG
This genomic interval from Clavibacter michiganensis contains the following:
- the dapE gene encoding succinyl-diaminopimelate desuccinylase, translated to MPTETPPVPVLDLAAGSVEVTRAICDIESVSGDEATLADAIERALAGCAHLQLERDGDAVVARTHLGRDRRVVVAGHIDTVPLNRNLPTRIEHEDGVEYLWGRGTVDMKAGVAVQLVLAAELVDPAYDITWIWYDHEEVSDSLNGLGRLARTRPELLEGDFAILGEPTRSEIEGGCNGNLRVEVRAFGKRSHSARSWVGENAIHRIAPVLDTLAAYEAREVEVDGLVYREGLNAVGVSGGIAGNVIPDEAMVHVNYRFAPSRSGAEAVDHVTSLFPGFEVTVVDLAEGARPGLDAEIAQPFLAAVGGEARPKYGWTDVARFSALGVPAVNYGPGDPLLAHHDDERVDVAQITSCERGLRAWLTAR
- a CDS encoding DUF3117 domain-containing protein, which translates into the protein MAAMKPRTGDGPMEAVKEGRLIIVRVPLEGGGRLVVSVNDAEAKELHDALAAVTSAS
- a CDS encoding O-methyltransferase; amino-acid sequence: MSDQETGWKFAEDVVVEDEHIALARQHSRELGIEAVSPAVGAQLSLLAAATRATSVIEIGTGAGVSGLCIFRGAPRAVLTSIDVEFDHQQAAREILADAEVPANRVRLITGRALDVLPRMSDASYDLVLVDADPAQVIEYVEHGLRLARIGGLVLVPHALWRGRVQNPAARDAQTAAFRTLVQETAGSGAVVASLSPAGDGLLQIAKTGR
- a CDS encoding translocase, producing the protein MFGLTFEKLMLIGIIAVFLLGPERLPVYTQKLADLVKAARRMATGARERMRDELGPEFDEVDWKKLDPRQYDPRRIIKEALFEDEPVVTKPRVPVETTIARRQRLEREAAAASAQPAPFDAEAT
- a CDS encoding LysR family transcriptional regulator; translated protein: MDIRRLELLRELADRGSVGAVARAAGRTPSAVSQQLKVLEREAGVPLTERSGRGIVLTDAGRALARTATDIAVAVARAEALWEDFRHQPSGEVTLATFPTAAQMLLPGLLDRVAGIPDLTLRASDRDPASRAFADLTADFDVVIAHSLAGAGTWRGLGLVIVPLMVEPLDVAMPADHRLAGRASVSPTDLSGESWIGVPQGLPFDRILLDIEQAVGAPARVVQRFSDTRITESLVASGHGIALLPRYTAGSHEGVVVKRLSGVTSKRHLHVLLRPDRAERPSVRAVVDALREEAKAVDARFSGNG
- a CDS encoding Mrp/NBP35 family ATP-binding protein; this encodes MPAEAGGSGALTADAVRRALARVVDPEIRSPITELDMVSDVRVEADGVAHVDIALTIVGCPAATSIERDVRETVEAVPGVARLELTVGVMSPERRRALTERLRGPAAQRGIPFGPDSLTRVYAVTSGKGGVGKSTLTANLAVALAAKGLAVGLVDADVHGFSIPGILGLVDADGRTAQPTRVGDMILPPVAHGVKVISIGMFLDPDATGGTAVSWRGPMLHRTIQQFLTDVFFGDLDVLLLDLPPGTGDVAITVGQLLPNAEVLVVTTPQPAAADVAERSGLVARQTGQRVAGVVENMAGFAQPDGSVLELFGAGGGEEVARRLSAGQDEPVPLLASVPLSMSLREGGDAGAPLVLAAPEDPAAVQILRVADHLASRGRGLAGRRLGLSVS
- a CDS encoding DUF1003 domain-containing protein; this encodes MARQSNRDVRLDAPKGLRTTVLPMRNRASRDRFGRFTESIARGMGTPWFLVGLTLFCVAWIGYNTYGPESARFDSAALGFTALTLILSLQASYAAPLILLAQNRQDDRDRVQIEQDRQRAERNVADVEYLAREVVSLRLQMKDVASKDFIRAELRQLLEELDRRDDPEADDADGTTRRTHAR
- a CDS encoding magnesium transporter MgtE N-terminal domain-containing protein, translating into MSASRVFVARLAGCSVFDPAGDRVGRVRDVLVVYRKDDPPRVVGLIVEIPGKRRVFLSIGRVTSIGSGQIITTGLINLRRFEQRGGEVRVIAEILGRRVSMRDGSGNAVIEDVAIEESGQAEWEVSQLFCRRPRTSPSPFAKGATMFATWEEVAELQDDGVAQSASQFLAAYSDLLPADLANTLLDLPQARRLEVAEELPDARLADVLEEMPEAEQVEIMATLDDDRAADVLDQMQPDDAADLIAQLSDERGETLLELMQPEEADDVRMLLSYAPDTAGGLMTTDPVIVSGDATVAEGLALIRRHELAPTLGAAVCVTLPPYEPPTGRFLGMVHFQRMLRYPPHERLGTLLDQGLEPVRADTSAAEVSRIMASYNLVSVPVVDENHRLVGVVTIDDVLDHLLPDDWRSADAERETRKRATARFHGTATAAIPTAGPVRGRRIPRGTAE